The following proteins are co-located in the Alcaligenes faecalis genome:
- a CDS encoding DNA/RNA helicase domain-containing protein: MSQPHRVEVNQYLFSNLALAEIRSNAYAAGNWPLVYILSHKAKRRAYVGETTSALNRLNTHLLHEHKKLLNTAHLISSSHFNKSATLDIESTLIKYMAADGCFELLNGNLGLTDHNYYQKDEVYSQIFREVWDKLRGQGIAKHSLESIDNSDVFKYSPYKALSFDQRQSLIEILRALLDGNVRHLLVQGGAGTGKSVLAIFLFKLIHTDEAELNLQEFSEEENELRTLLTQFKQRYPNPRMALVVPMASFRTTLKRAFKNVAGLHPDMVINPSKLAQKDYDIVLVDESHRLRQRVNLGSYYKHFDQACAALGLDKHTCSEVDWVTQQAKKAVFFYDPNQSIRPSDANAADFQKIKQSEQSKVMTLTSQYRVQAGQDYVDFIDRLLHIQLSENEQLRTGKYEFLFFDNAADLVREIEHKNQQYGLARLVAGYAWPWDSKKNPKLHDIEIDTVKLRWNRTNTDWINTIGTENEVGCIHTTQGYDLNYTGVIFGKEISYNSATNEIVIDENNYLDRNGKHSKKTATELKQYILNIYNTIMLRGIKGTYVYACDPALREYLKKHIPSYRPTQPQELPPAPTLVPWVNAVPLYDLQAAAGSFSEQQHVEQTQWVGVPQNVEPKKDMFACQVVGESMNMIIPNASICLFRQDSGGSRNGKIVLVECLSPQDGDEGTRFTVKEYESTKTHTEDGWEHKRIFLKPRSSDPSYEVIELNADNAYRYRVVGEFVMLL, translated from the coding sequence ATGAGTCAGCCACATCGTGTAGAAGTAAACCAATACCTGTTTTCAAACCTTGCTTTGGCGGAGATAAGATCCAATGCTTATGCTGCTGGGAACTGGCCCTTGGTTTACATCCTCAGCCACAAGGCCAAACGACGCGCCTATGTCGGAGAAACGACCAGTGCGCTAAACCGCCTGAACACCCACCTGCTACACGAGCATAAAAAACTGCTCAACACCGCTCATTTGATCAGCAGTTCACATTTCAACAAATCCGCTACGCTTGATATCGAGTCCACTCTGATTAAATATATGGCGGCTGATGGATGCTTCGAGCTGCTCAACGGAAATCTTGGTCTGACCGATCACAACTACTATCAAAAAGATGAGGTCTACAGTCAAATCTTCCGGGAGGTCTGGGACAAGCTACGAGGCCAGGGAATCGCCAAACACTCGCTGGAGTCGATTGATAACTCTGATGTTTTCAAATACTCGCCCTACAAAGCCTTGTCATTCGATCAACGCCAGAGCCTGATTGAAATCCTGCGCGCTTTGCTTGATGGCAACGTTCGCCACTTGCTGGTTCAAGGTGGTGCAGGCACAGGAAAATCTGTTCTGGCAATCTTCCTGTTCAAACTGATTCACACCGACGAAGCAGAACTGAATCTTCAGGAGTTCTCGGAAGAAGAAAACGAGCTCCGCACACTGCTGACTCAGTTCAAACAACGTTACCCCAATCCCCGCATGGCCCTCGTGGTTCCCATGGCCTCATTTCGGACCACGTTAAAACGCGCTTTCAAGAACGTGGCTGGCTTGCATCCTGATATGGTGATCAACCCATCTAAGCTGGCCCAGAAGGACTACGACATCGTCTTGGTCGATGAGTCACACCGACTACGCCAACGTGTAAACCTTGGATCCTACTATAAACATTTCGACCAGGCATGCGCCGCCTTGGGTTTGGACAAACACACATGCAGCGAGGTGGATTGGGTAACGCAACAGGCAAAAAAAGCGGTTTTCTTCTACGACCCTAATCAATCGATCAGGCCATCGGATGCGAATGCGGCGGACTTCCAAAAAATAAAGCAATCAGAACAGTCGAAGGTCATGACCTTGACCTCACAATACCGCGTCCAGGCAGGCCAAGACTATGTGGACTTTATTGACCGACTTCTTCATATCCAGCTCTCAGAAAACGAGCAACTGCGAACCGGGAAATATGAGTTTTTGTTCTTTGACAACGCAGCTGACTTAGTCAGGGAAATTGAGCACAAGAACCAGCAATATGGCTTGGCTCGACTAGTGGCTGGCTACGCCTGGCCATGGGACTCCAAGAAAAACCCCAAGCTTCACGACATCGAAATAGACACCGTAAAACTGCGCTGGAACCGAACCAATACAGACTGGATCAACACAATCGGCACAGAAAATGAGGTCGGCTGCATTCACACAACCCAAGGCTACGACCTGAATTACACCGGCGTTATCTTTGGGAAAGAGATCAGCTACAACAGTGCCACCAACGAAATTGTCATCGACGAAAACAACTACCTGGATCGTAATGGCAAACACTCCAAAAAAACGGCAACTGAGCTGAAGCAGTACATCCTCAATATCTACAACACAATCATGCTTCGTGGGATCAAAGGCACCTACGTGTATGCCTGCGACCCGGCGCTGCGCGAATACCTGAAAAAACATATTCCCAGCTACCGTCCCACCCAGCCCCAAGAACTGCCACCAGCACCAACACTCGTGCCGTGGGTAAATGCCGTCCCTCTCTATGATCTGCAAGCCGCAGCAGGCAGCTTCAGCGAGCAACAGCACGTAGAACAAACACAATGGGTTGGCGTGCCACAGAATGTAGAACCCAAAAAAGACATGTTCGCCTGCCAGGTTGTCGGTGAGTCCATGAACATGATCATCCCGAATGCTTCCATTTGCCTGTTCCGCCAAGATTCGGGCGGCAGCCGCAACGGCAAGATCGTCCTGGTGGAATGCCTGTCGCCCCAAGACGGCGATGAAGGCACACGATTCACCGTCAAAGAATATGAAAGCACCAAAACCCATACTGAGGACGGCTGGGAACATAAAAGGATTTTCTTGAAACCCCGCTCCAGCGACCCGAGCTATGAAGTCATCGAGCTAAATGCCGATAACGCCTATCGCTATCGGGTGGTGGGGGAGTTCGTGATGCTGCTCTGA